The Takifugu flavidus isolate HTHZ2018 chromosome 16, ASM371156v2, whole genome shotgun sequence genome contains the following window.
CTCCCGCCCTGGTGTTCCACAGGGCCCCGTTCTGGGACCGCCTTCATATTTCTGGTGACACCAGGTTTGACCTTCAAACAAAAGCTCAAAGACATTTGTGTTACTGCTAAAAGCTGCagatgatcacacacacacacacacacacacacacacacacacacacacacccacacacacacacttcctgtcagcaggtGAGAACATTAGCGTGAGTGTTCTCTTCCCGCTGTAATCACCGCGACAACAGATCACTTCAGATGATTCGTCTACTTTCATCAGCTAAAACACGGGAGCAGAATCTCTTTGATGGCTTTGATCTCGGCCTCGATGAGATTACGCGGACGGAGTCGCATTCCGGATGTTTTTGCTGAGGTTTCCACGGAGACGCTGCTCCCAGCGATCCAGCGTAACAGAGTGTTCTGAAAACAGTTTTGGGTTAATCTGGGGAGACGTCAGACCTGGACCTGGCTCCGCCCCCCAAGCGACCGCACAACCAAACAGATTAAGTTTAGGAGGCAAACggatccacttcctgtcccactgtctgcaggagcagcatgtTTACCACGAGCACACGGGGGGGCGGAGCAAAGCGGCTCATCTGGCCAAAGTTGAAGGTCAACGCTGGAGGAACAtctagtgatttatttattttttggcaGGAAACACGAGGCCTCGGTCCAGGAGGATCACATTTATCTGCCGCCAACGCTGCTCACATCTTTTCTCTTTCAAGGCCCGACTCAACGGCCTGTTTATCGCTCAGCGCTGTGGGAAgatcacgccgccgccgccgccgcacgcCGCCGCCCCACCTGACCGCTCACCTGTTGAGTTTGAAGTCCGGAGAGAAGATGAGTTTGCCCGGGTGGTCCACGGACCTCCATATCAGGCCCAGCATCAGGATCTCCAGCCAGCAGCACTTGAGCAGGTTGATCTGGTCGGCCAGACTCAGCTCCACGAACCCTGAgagcagacggacagacggagcTCAGGACCACCGGCGCCATCACGCCACCTGATCACAGTCAGGTCcgcatcagctcctccggggatTCCAAACGGCACCATAACTGAGGAGCATTTTCTCCGCCGGCGCCTCATCCGTCCTCCCACAATGCGCTCATTTTCGCTTCGGAGCGGGAGAAGAAAGAGCTCCAGAAAATGGTCCGTTAGAGGCACATTAGCACCTCCTCTGAGGAGCGACCCGCTGGGCTGATCACcggcagtgaggaggaggaagaggaggaggaagaggaggaggaggaagaggaggaggaggaagaggcgctcacacacagccacacccacTCAGAAGCATGTTAACATCTGCACAACTGAGCCCAGAACCCCCAGAACCTTCAGTCAACAGCGCACGACCCCCAGAACCTTCAGGCCCGCCCGGGTCCTTACCTGGGATCTTCTTGGCCCAGCTGATCATGAAGACCAGCTCCTTGTCTGCCAGGTTGGTGAGCGACATCATCATGCTGGCCTCGGTGAAGGGCTTCTTCAGGTCCTCCATCAGGTAGATGTCCGGAGGCTCCGCCTCCATGATGCGGGAGATGAACTCCTCCGGGCTCATGGCCGCGTGCTGCTCGTGAGGCGGCTGGGGGAGGCGGGCCAGCGGGGGCTCCAGGTGGAGATGCCGCTGCGCCCGAGAGCCCGGGTCCACGCGGACCAGAGATCTCCCCGAGTACCGAGGCTGGAGGCCTCCGCGGCGCTGCCGGGCCCCTCTGTGGCCGCAGCGCTCGCGCCGCACACCTGGGAACAGTGACATCACCACATTTAACCACCGTCTGCGTCAATGAGGCCGAATCTCGCCGGTTTACGGCCGCTGCCTCCGTTCGGACCGTCCCGAGTCGGAATCTCGATGTGTTGCATTAGGGGGGATCCTCACAGGAAGCTAGCGGCTCCATCAGCAGCGACTCTCCTCGGCCGTGTCGCCGCGCTCAAGCACATCATTTGCACACTTTGTCAAATGTGTGACACCGGCCGACCGTCAGACTCCGGAATATTAGTTTGACATTCCTGACATCTTTGCTCACTTTGGTGAGAGGACTGATGATGAGGGTTAGCTTAGCGCCTCTGACCTAGCCTGGCTGgtcactctctcctccacacagaaagtTATGACACAACTATCTGGACTGACACATGCTAAGACAAGCTAGCATAGCAGGAGAAAACCAGCTAGCAGCTAGTTGTTGTCCGGTACCCACCACACTTCATCATTCCCACTTCGTAGCACTTCCGGAGGCGGCAGGCCTGGCAGCTCTTCCGGCGGTTCTTGTCGATGGTGCACTGGTTTGTGGCGGGGCAGATGTAGTTGTTGTGACCTGCAGAGAGCAACAGGCGTCACGCGGGTGACGCGGTCGACTGAGGCGAGGAacgcgtggcggcggcggcggcgccggtaCCTTGGATGCTCCTCTTGAAGAAGGCCTTGCAGCCCTCGCAGGACCACACGCCGTAGTGGTAGCCGGAGGCGTAGTCGTGGCACACGGCACAAAAGTGCATGTCGGCTTTTCCGACCGCGGCGGAGCACACGGATGAGTTCAGCTCCTCGCCGGCCTCCTCGCATCTCTTCGGGGGCTTGATGGAGCTGCGGGAGACGTGTGAAAGAGGGACAACTTGACATTTCGGAATTTTTGCCCATCAGTCGCCCGCCATTATTCTTCCGGAGGATTCTCGCTGTCAGCGCGGCGTTTCAGATGACCAGAAAATTGCATCGGAAAACTTCGGCAATGTTGAGTGAAACAATAATGGCTGTAAGAATCTGTGGCGTGGAGCCGCCGTGACATGATGATGCTaatctgagggggaaaaaacggAGCTTTTCAGCCACAAAACAAGGATCTCATGAGGACCCAATCTGTGGCGCCCATTATTGAGCTAATAGCGACGGCACCGCGCTAACACCGGCTAAAGCTGTCACTCGTCACCGAGGCTAAAGCGGCGTTCGACAGCAGTTCATCGTTTACAGCTCGAAAACCTGCTGCGCCGCCAGTGTGGCGGCGTGCACTAACGCGTGCACGCTCGGTGGTGGTCATGCATGGTTAGCGCCGCTAAACCCACCTGTTAGCGTCGATGCTATGGCCCTTAGACTCCAGCCAGGGCTCGTTGTAGGGGAAAGGCGGGGGGCAGTGCAGACTCAGGGAGGGCAGGgtcgggtggtggtggtgggacgGCCAGAACGTCGAGGGGCTCTCGGAACCCGGCGCCCGCGGGTagctgaggagggaggggccataaaaggtcaaaggtccgTGGCTGTACTCGTGGCTGCAGTCGGTGAACGGCGACGAGATGCAGACGGCGTGACCGTCCATGGTGGCGGGGGGGCTGTAGGTGGCCGGCAGCAGTCCCGGGGAAACGGGCCCCTCTGGGGCTTTGCTGGAGTCCACCTCCTGGAGCTGAAGTAGCGGGTGGACGTCCAGAATGGGGGAAGAGGCcatgccggggggggggggggaggggtgtctCTATGACGACGGTGATGAAGGATGTGACGAAGAGCCTCCGTCTATCGCATCATCTGACGGAGACGAGTCCTGTAACAGAAGTAACAAGTGTCACTgaccggggggggggtcctgtggtGATCCTGTGGTGATCCTGTGGTGATCGGGTCATTCAGACGTGAAGGATGCTAACACGTAGGAAAACTCAGACCTGCCTGCGGCGACCTTTTGCACGTTCAGGGACGCTGGAGGATCAACAGGAGATAAACCAGATCCACCGCTGCACATTTGGACCGAGATAAGGACGTTGGCAAAGATCTATAATCTGATCTGTACATTAGAGTTGAGCAAAAGGCTGAAATATTAACGGAGGATCAGCAGCCGGTCTGGCCACACAGACCCGGAGTGTGCCAGAGGTCCGTTATCTGGTTAATCAGTACCAGAATCGGCATCCGGGAGCCGCAGGAGGCCTCTGAGACAGAGAAGCTAACGGAGCAGCGTTGGAGTCAACACATAATAATGGCTCAGTCACCGGCCAATCAGAAACCTTCCTTCCCGAAGGACCCGCCCACTCGTCACGGTCCATCGCCAATGCTGGAGCGAGACAGCAGAAGAGCCGCCGCCagacgggtcaaaggtcaagtccCTCACCCGTAAAAACACACTCgtcaggaccagcaggaccagcagggccagtagggccagcaggaccagcactACACCACACCAGCACATTTGCTGAGTCTAGAGGGGGGTCTGGAGGAATCCGGGGGGGTCTTTGGGGGGTCTAGAGGAGTCTGGAGGAGTCTGGGGGGTCTAGAGGAGTCTGGGGGGTCTAGAGGAGTCTGGGGGGTCTAGAGGAGTCTGGGGGAGTCTGGAGGAGTCTGGACGAGTCTGGGGGGTCTAGAGGAGTTGGAGGAGTCTGGGGGGTCTAGAGGAGTCTGGGGGAGTCTGGACGAGTCTGGGGGGTCTAGAGGAGTTTGGAGGAGTCTGGGGGGTCTAGAGGAGTCTGGGGGGTCTAGAGGAGTCTGGGGGAGTCTGGACGAGTCTGGGGGAGTCTGGAGGAGTCTGGACGAGTCTGGGGGGTCTAGAGGAGTCTGGGGGGTCTAGAGGAGTCTGGGGGGTCTAGAGGATTCTGGATTGGCCTGATTCTAAATCACGACCAGCCGACTCCccaacaaagatcaaacatcgTTTTACAGAACAGAACCGGAGTTAATGTTTGATGTTGGTGGCATCTGTCACCAttccatgacacacacacacacacacacacacacacacacacacacacacacacacacacacacacacacacacacactgtgcacgtGCAGCAACAGCCGCTGAAGAGCTGCTAAAAAGGCTGAGAAACTTTGTGGAGTCACAGAACAAACACTAGATTAGAAATAATGACATCCAAGCTTATTGCTGACATTTAGGAGCTCCAGACTTCACTAAATTAAAGTGAGGGCAGCTCCAGACGCTCGTTAGTGACAGCGTTAATGACATTTAAAGCACGACTCACCTACAGGACGcgtgcagcagcagtttacCCATCAACTGTGCTGAACTggttctgcaggaggagctggtgaaGTTTGAGCTTTGGACGCACTGGTGCTCATGGCAGACGGCCACGGCAAACTACCAGGAAGCTaacaaagggtcaaaggtcaacgctgAAGGCAGCGTCCAAccatgacatcacagctgatcGACTCTTTCAGcaccaggcagacagacagagagacagacaggcagagagacagacaggcagagtcaggcagacagacagacagtttgTTTCCATTCTCAGTATTTCTTTGGAAATTCTTTGGATTTTCCTTCCCACTGAACTTCCAAACACATTAAAAGCCTGTGAAATTCCATCCAAACTCCCGAAGAATGTTTGTATCCGACAGTAATGGGATCCGTGGGGAAGAAAGCCCGGTTCGGACCGGGTCCGCCACCTCTGGAGATTAAAACCCGTCCGTCTCCACAAACCTCTCTGTTCCGGCTGCACTTACAGGAAGTGCTCCGTCCATGAAGAGGTCACCTCATCACCTCAAACATGGAGAACATGACGCCCCAAACGAGAcgtgggggggctggaggggggggcgctTCTCAGGCCCGTCAACAACGAGGAGCCCCAGGAACACGGCCCCCGGCCAGCAGCACAGCCCCAGACACAAAGATTCCCAGTAAAACCATTAACCAGCTTCCATTCCACCATTCTCCAGCCCACAAAGCCCAccaggagctggggggggggggggggggcgtgagtGGGGGGGGACCGTGGGGAGGGGAGCCGGAACGTGAGGGGGGGAGTTGCACAGCAGCCAAAATGCTTCAGCACACCGACGGCATCGTTTCGGACGCCCCACAAACGCACCACACGTTGATCATAAACCATCCCATCGCCATAGCAACCGCTCCGTCCGACCAGCGTCACACAGGATAAATTGGACATTGGAACTATCTGATGGCGTTCGTCCGGAAGATCAATGAAAGCTGGTTTCTACCTGGTAACAGAGACGACAAAATAAGGTTGTTCCTTTGTGGAATGAAGCAACAGAGACTCAGGGATGAGAAGAAGCCTGAATTCAGACCTCTGAGGGGACAGAAACAGCTGGTTGAGTCCAATTATCTGAATACAGTAATCAGATTAGTGAGGCTCAAACGACCGTTCGCAGCGTCTGCCTCAAACAAACCGGCACTTTATTTGAACCCAATTAGCATATTAAACGGTCCAGCAGTCGTGGTGTAATCCCGTGAGCTGCCTCGGGGGGCAGTAGTGAGTCCTGCCGGTGCAGCCTGGGGCAACAACTCGGGCAACTAGCGTTGGAACGTCGCACTGAACCGCGACCAAGACGCCATTTAGCTGCCAAATTTCTGCACTTATCTCCAAAATTTGAATTATTTGATACATAAACTACATATAATGTGAAAAtgtttacctttaaaatgtGGATAGCCCAATCTTTAGTGAgaagaataattaaaataaatgagtgaCGGTTGTTCTGGCTCAATGTCTCCTCCTAGTGGTGCGTTCTGTCATTACACAGTTGCTCACTAGTTTAGcaaaattcttttaaaaaagattgAAGATTATTTCAACGTGATATAGGTGGACGGAGGGGGCGTCGACAGTGTTTAGCCCCTCCCACTGCTGCTGAGGTCTCACCTGAGTCTGTCAAACACCCACCAAGGTCAtgtgccccacacacacacacacacacacacaacacacacacacacacccaaaacaGCAACGCTGTCAAAAATATGGGCTCATCAAAGCTATTAGCATGTAGCTTGTATGTAGCATGACGTTTGTGTCTGTTGACCCGTCTGCTGGTCAGTACTGGTCaggtactgggggggggggggggggggggcccagCTTCAGGCTGttctgggggggaagggggggggcttggTGGTGGAATTCTCATCCCATGAAGGCAAAAcccagcagaggaagagcagaagggAGGTGGACCGGGCTCCGTATTTCTGGTACCGGTACTtcccccccatcctctcccACCCCCgccgaccccccctcccccgccgacTCCCCCACAGCTCAGTTATTCACAGGAAAAGGAATCCAGTATTTACAGCAAGAGCCTGAATATTGTGGCACCAGGAGCAGACTCAAGGCTGGGGGGGAACATCCTCACCCAGAGttggaggaggttctggatcagcttcagaaccctgcagaaccgCTGCTCCGTGACCTTTACCGAACCAGGAACGCTGAGAAAAGTCAGCGATTCTTCCGATCATCCACCACGTGTAGCACCTCTGGCGGTCCCGCCCTCGCCTGTCAACCCAGACCAAGATTCTGGTCGTTCAGAACCGGGTCGGCGACACGCCCACCTGCTGCCACGTGAGGAAACGCCAGACCGACGGCGTGGTTCTGCATGGATGGTTCAGTCAGTAAAAGCAGATTTATGAATAAAACGATGAAATTTTAACGCTTcggtttcttcttctgtggtgccgaCTGGGTTTATTCCCGTTGTTCTGAAACTGACACGACAAAAGAATCAACATCTCGTCTCAAACTTTCATCACTTCAGGAGGTGAAGACAGCAGAAATGATCGTCTATCGGATCTACCCTGGATCAGGATCTACCCTGGATCAGGATCCACCCTGGATCAGGATCTACCCTGGATCAGGATCAACCCTGGATCAGGATCTACCCTGGATCAGGATCAACCCTGCAAGTGTTGACGCACCTGTTGATTAGATTTGACCCGCAAACACGGAACCTGCAGCGGTATCGATCGACCCGACGCGTCACCGGGATCGTGCAGCTGTTCGGTACCTGTTTTTTCCGCCTGGTTCGGTTCCGGGGAAGTTTGCGGAGCCCCCGGGAGCGCCGCGCCGCTCCTGCGCCTCTGCGCGCCGGACAAACTTCACCAAAGGCGGACAAACGTCTGCGGGCTCCGACCCGCGGTCCCTCCGGCGGGAGTTGGCGGAGTTTTGCGGGTTTGCCGCGCGTCTCCGCCGGTGAGGAGAGAAAGTGGACCGCGTCAAAGCGAGGAGGCGCGCCGACACGCGAGCGCACGATGCGGGCGCGTCCTCATCCTCGGCCGGATCACCAGCGTCtccgcgccgctccgctccctcAAAGCGCACGTTTAAGGTTCGGAGCGGCGCGGATACGTCACCGCGCGCTGGCCACGCCCCGCCCCGTGGGCGTCACGGTGCATGTGCGCGAGGCGGCTCTGAAACTTTAGTAGAACGGGCAACAAACTACCGCGACGCCAAAGTTGTCGTTTCAAACGCCAGAGTCGCGACGTAATGGCGTCATTTC
Protein-coding sequences here:
- the esr2b gene encoding estrogen receptor 2b, coding for MASSPILDVHPLLQLQEVDSSKAPEGPVSPGLLPATYSPPATMDGHAVCISSPFTDCSHEYSHGPLTFYGPSLLSYPRAPGSESPSTFWPSHHHHPTLPSLSLHCPPPFPYNEPWLESKGHSIDANSSIKPPKRCEEAGEELNSSVCSAAVGKADMHFCAVCHDYASGYHYGVWSCEGCKAFFKRSIQGHNNYICPATNQCTIDKNRRKSCQACRLRKCYEVGMMKCGVRRERCGHRGARQRRGGLQPRYSGRSLVRVDPGSRAQRHLHLEPPLARLPQPPHEQHAAMSPEEFISRIMEAEPPDIYLMEDLKKPFTEASMMMSLTNLADKELVFMISWAKKIPGFVELSLADQINLLKCCWLEILMLGLIWRSVDHPGKLIFSPDFKLNREEGQCVEGIMEIFDMLLAATARFRELKLQREEYVCLKAMILLNSNLCSTSPQTAEELASRTRLLRLLDSVIDALVWAISKLGLSTQQQTLRLGHLTMLLSHIRHVSNKGMDHLSTMKRKNVVLVYNLLLEMLEANISSSSSQPSSSPSSESVSDQYQYPEPPAHPGQDQTMADHAPAPPGNAPNPQAPPLQSSSPFQSLLVAHMDDDYAPPHPWSLDTGDEGPPAGAPHYGDPPGPVVMETSLTGL